GATAATGGTAAATTAAAATAAAAGGTAGTACCGACTCCTTTTTTGGAAGCCACGCCAATATTGCCCCCATGGGCTTCAACAATGCCTTTGACAATAACCAAACCTAAACCAGATCCTTTTTCCTTTTTTTGGGAAACATTTTTCATCTGCTCAAACTTATTAAAAAGTTTTGATAAATTCTTAAAAGAAATACCCTGGCCATTATCAGTTACAGAAATAACTAGTGACTGGTCGTAATTATCAAGCTTATTGTCACCACCTTTAAGATACCACTCAATCTGATTTTTCTCCGCTTCCTGGTTTAGGTCATGCTTTTTTTTATGTAAAAAAGCGCCGATTTCTATACGCCCCTCTTTTTTGGTAAATTTAATAGCATTGGACAATAGATTCTCAAAAACCTGGCGCATTTTTTTCTTATCAATTGGTATTTGAGGTAAATTTTCTGACTTTTTAAACTTGATTGATATATTTTTATTTCCGGCCACGGGTTTAAAATACTTAATAACATCTTCGATCAAATAGGAAATATCAGATACCTCTTTTTCTGCTTTAAACATGCCAGACTCAATTTTTGAAACATCCAGTAAGTCATTAACAATATCAAGCATCCTCTGACTGCTTTGATTTACCAGCTTGACTGGTTCTTCAAAGTGGCGAACCTTATCTTTTTTAATATCATCAATCATTAAATTAGAAACCATGCGTAAACCGTTTAAAGGTGACCGCAGGTCATGAACCATCATATTTATGAATTCTGTCCTTTGTTTTTCGGCCTTTTTCAACTTCTCCAAAGTATTTTTTAGTTTAGTGTTTATATTTTGCAGATTTTTTTTAGAATCAGCCACTTTAACCGTGCCCTGATGGACAAAATAAGAAATAATAAACATAACCATAGCTATAAAAACTGTCATCAAAAAAACAATTTCTTCTGAATAATAATTACGGGCAATAAAAAAAGTGGTCAAAATAAGCAGTATGGTGATAAAGCCGGCAAAAATAAACAAAGAAGAAGGACATTCGAAAAAACCAAGTTTAAGGTCTTTGCATTCTTTAAATGATTTAATTTTCATATATTAATCAGTTAACAAGCCCCAAATAAAGGCGTAGATTAAACTATAAAATAAGAGAGAGTAAAATATTCTTTGAGCTTTTGTTTTTGTTTTTATTATAGCATAGCTCTCCTTTTTTTCCTCTTTCCCTCCGATTATTTTTATAATATAAATAAGGCCGTAAACAAAAGTAACACCAGAGGCTATTTTAAAACATAGATTATAAGGTAATTGTCCGGCCAGACCATAAAGGACTAAAGAAAGCAGAAAAGTTAAAACAAATATTAGAAGTAAACTTAAGATCAATTTTTTTAATCTTAAAACCATAAAGTTTACATTTTAACCACTTGACCCGGATTAAGGCTGTGATAATTTTTATTTTGGGATCTGGTTGATTTTTTATTTTCTTTGCTTGAATAATTTTTATTATCTTGGTGTGAAGATTTTCTCTGCTTAGCTTTTCTCCGCTTGCTTTGTTTAAAGGAAGTGGGCTCTTTACCTAAAGCTTCTTTCAATGATATTGCCTTTTTATTATCAATACTAGCTTGGGGCACAATTTTTTCTTTGCGAAAATCTACTTTAGGTTTATTATCTTTTTTGTTATATCTTCTGTTTTTATTATAATTTTTATTATAATTTCGGTTTGTCTGATTATTGCTTTGGCTTTTTTGGGCTTCTGATTTGGCTCCGGTCCAGCGAGAAATTTTATCTTCAATTATTTCCCTTTTTTCTGAATATCTTTCCCGGGAAGTACGAATTATTTTTTCGCGGTTACCTTCCTCTTCTGTTACTGGTGGCAAAGTAGAGGCAGAAAAAGGATCAGAAGCCACACCGTCAATCATTAGTTTTAAATAAACCTCATACTTAGTTAAATTAACTAAATCAGTCTCCGAAAAAATAGGCTCAAATTCCTTGACTAAAAATTCCGCGTCAGCAGCCCCCACCCGGAAAGCCACAATAGTGCCGACATTACCAAAAACAGCCGCCTGAACCTTTTCATCCAGCTGTTCAATATACTGATGAGCAATGGTTAAATCCAGCCGGTATTTTCTGGCCTCAGATAAAATAGTAGCAAAACTCTCGGTAGCAAAGTTCTGAAATTCATCAACATAAAGGTAAAAATCTTTTCTTTCTTCCTCAGGAACATCAATCCGACTCATAGCGGCCAGCTGAATTTTCGTCACCATCATAGCTCCCAGTAATGAAGAATTATCCTCGCCCACTCGTCCCTTGGAAAGATTCAAAAGTAAGATTTTACCCTCATCCATAATTTCACGCATATCAATGGTGCTTTTGGGCTGGCCTACAATATTCCTGATGACCGAGCTGGATAAAAACTGCCCGACCTTATTTTGAATAGGAGAAATAGCTTCGGTACGAAACTGATTAGAATAGGCTTGATATTCATTCTTCCAAAAGGCCTTGACCACTGGATCAGTGATTTTATCCACCACTTTTTTGCGATAATTTTTATCCACCAGCAAACGAGTAACACCAAGAAGAGTGCTGCCTGGATATTCAAGCAAAGATAAAATAGTATTACGCAATAAGTATTCCAAACGCGGTCCCCAGGAATCAATCCATATTTTCTTGAAAACAGCAATTAAGCCAGAAGTAACTAAATGATGATAGGTCGGATCAACAGATTCCAAAACATTAAAAGCAATGGGATAATCTAAATCAGCCGGATTAAAATAAACCACGTCATTAATACGATGAGAAGGAATAAACTGAATAACTCTTTCTACTAAATCACCCAGCGGATCTATTAGAGCCACTCCTTTGCCTCTATGAATATCATCTACAATCATATTTTCAATAGTGGTAGATTTTCCCATGCCGGTTTTACCAATAATATACATATGACGACGACGATCATCACTTTTAATACCAAACTTCCGGTTTATATTCCGAAAATTGGTCATAGCAAAAGGAGTAATCTCATTCTCCTGATTATTATTATTTTGACTATTATTGGTTGCCATAAAAATCTATTTAGTAAAGGGTAAGTTATTGGGCGCCACCGGTGGTTGGCCGTCCTGAGGTTGGTTTTCTTTTGTCTTGTTACTAGGACCCACTGTTTGAGGAGATTTTTTGGGTTCGGGAGAAAAGACCTGCTGAGGCAAAGACACCGGCGGTTCACCTTTTCGAGCCTCTGTCTTTTTAACCAGCGGCGCCTTGACTGTAGAAATTGGAAAGTGAAATAAACTGGCTAACTCTTCGATATTTAAAACAAACATATTGCGGCCTCGAACACCACTCCGGTATTTATAGCCCCAAAGCAGCCTCCTTTTACGGTTATTAATTCTCCACTGAGTAATAGCTTCAATAGGCGGATAAGTTACTTTGGTTTTGGTTTTTTTGTCCCGCTTAAGACCATTTAAATCTAAGGTGTTATACTGCTTCATAGCCCCGAGGACAGCCGGGATTATTCTTTTATGGCTAAAAACTTCTTTTTCAGCAAAATAAACTACCCGTATTTTAGTGCGGAAAGCAATTTTAGATATTTTAATGCCAATAGCCTCAACTACTGCTTTTTCTGAAGGAGTTAAGTGCTGCATCATAGTCGGCCATTTCAAGCCTTCGTTTTGACTAGCCCTTTCACCAAATTCAGAAGGAGGTATTATTGAAGCAGTCAGTGATTCACTAAACCCTTTAACAAAATCACGCGGCAACCAAAATAAATCATTACTTTTAGAGGAACTTTTAGCTCCAATCAATTTCTTGATTAAATTAATACCATTATCACGCCATTTATTGCCTTCGGGAGGAGCAATAACAAACTGCAGCCAAAGCTGTTCTCCCTGCATTAAACGGCTTAAAATTTCCAATAAAGAACCCATCGGATCTTTAAAATATTCTTTGGCCGCCGGATCTTCAAAATCACGATAAGTTTTAATCGGATAAACTTCTTTTTTGTCTAATTTCATTTCAGCTCCATAAATATCATATTGGTCATTGGGAAATTCAACTTTAATATCTTCTGTATAGTCCTGAACTTCCGTAATTTCAGCGTCCGGATACTGAGCGTAAATGGCTGACTCTACCATATCACGAAATTGATTGGGAGTTCTGATCAAAAATTGGATATATCCGCCCATACTAATTATTTCCAAAGCAAAAGCCTGCTGGTTATAGCCATGCAGCCAGCGGTCTATTTTGCTGCCTTTTTTTTGTATGCCATGAAGATGAGAAAAAATATTTTCCACGGCCTTGGGTGTCTGTTCATTTTCTTTGGGTATATCAATAGCTAAAAGAGTAAATTCTATTTTTGAATTGTAAATATTTTTACGCCACTGAATCCAGGTCCACCAAAGTCCAAACAAAATTGCCCCTAAAATAATTACCCAACCACCATGAATAATAATATACCAAAGCATAGCTAAAGGAGCAAAATAAGAGTTACTATTTATGGGAGTAGTTAAATCAATGCTAATTTCCATATTTGGTTATTTTTGTTTCAAATCTTGATCTTTTTCAATTAAAGTATAGGTTTTATCAGGATTTTTATTAAATTTTTTAGAGTCGGATAAAGCCAGTAAAATAGTATTCTTTTTAACCATTCTTCTTTTTAAAACCCTCGCCACAATTTCATCCCGTTTTAATGGTTGGTCAGAATTTTTTAAAACATCTTCAATAACATCAGACACCACACCAGACTGATAACCCCATTCTTTTAAAGCATAAATACCGCGGCCAACCAAAACATATTCGTCATTTAAAATTAATTCATTATGAACTGTTGGCGGATAGGCTTTTTTTCGGTCAAATCCGGCCTTGTTTATCAGCTCAGCAATTTTAGTAAAATGTAAGGGCTTTTCCTGTTTTTTTAAAATAATATGAATTTTATCATTTATTCTTTTTGGATTTATACTGCCCCAACTAGATAACCCAAAATCACCATAAGGATTCATATCAATTTTTTTACTAATCCTTAAATAAGAAATTATAGCTTCATCTGATAAAACCTCATTTTCTGATTCATAGAATTCAGTTTTTTTAAACTTTTTTATCACTTTGTCCTGGGAAATAGGCTTACCTTCTACTTTAAGGATTTCTAAAAAATTTTCTATAGATTTATCAAGAAGCTTTCGGCTGGCTGATTCTAGCTGCCATGAATCTCTTAACTTTTTATCACTAAGTGTTTCATACTTATAATCAAAAATACTCTTCATAAGAAATTTTACAGCGTTATCATTGACTTTATTATCCCCAGCATGAGATAAAAGTTTTTCATTAAAAAAATTCTTTTCCATAATACTGCCATGTTCGTGGATGAGATGAGTAATTATACCTTCTACTTCATTAATTAAATCTTTAAATTGTGAGGATTTCTTAATTTTTTTCACTGAAGAGTTTTCAATTTGTCGAATTCTTTCCCGAGTAACGTTAAAATGATTACCAATTTCTTCCAAAGTTTCTTCTTTGTCACCGCTTAAGCCATATCGGCGCCTTAAAATATCCTCTTCTTTACTGGAAACTAACTTCAGAAGTGAAGAAACTATTTCTAGCGGATTAAAATGACTGATATCTGAAGCTTGTTTCGAGCTGAGGATCTTGTCTAAAAGACTTGAATCTTGCTCATTCATATTTTTAAATTTAATATTTATAATTAGAGATTTTAGAGAGATAAACCTCTCTTTTAAAACATAAAAATTAATTTATATCTCATCTTTAGTATAGCATACTTTTTTAATGTTGTCAAGAATATGTTATAAAATAAAAATCGCCTTAAAAGCGAGTATTTTATTAAATTTAAATAATTTTTAGTTTTTCCGGTGATACCAGACCGAAAGTAAAGGTGAAGCTATAAAAATAGAAGAATAGGTGCCAATAATAACCCCAATAATTAAGGCTAATATAAAAAAACGAATACTTTCACCACCAAATAATAGTAGAGCCAATAAAACAAGTAAGGTAGTTATAGAAGTATTAAGAGAGCGAACTATGGTCTGATTGATGCTTTTGTTTAAAATTTCATCAAAGTCTTCACTCTCACCCTTAGTCAACCCTTCCCTAACCCGGTCAAAAACTACAATCGTGTCATGTACTGAAAAACCAAGTATAGTTAACAAAGCTGTAACAAAGAATATATCCACTTCAATATTAAAGAAAAAGCCCAAAGCAGCAAAAACACCCAGAGTAATTAATATATCATGGATCAAGGCAATAATAGCATTAAAGCCAAATACCGGGCTATTGATATGCGAAAATTTAATTTTTCTAAAAGCCCAAGAAATATAAATAATTATACCGACTAAGACCAAGGCAATAGCTACAAACGCTTTTTGTTTTAATTCCTGTCCAATTGTCGGGCCAATAGATTCAAAGCTTTCCTCAGTCACAGGTCCGAATTTTTCTTCTAACGAAGTTATAATATTATTTCTTTCTTGATTACTTAGTGTTTTTAGGCGTAAAAGTATACTTTCTTGGCCAGATTTTTGAACTTTTATTTCTCCCAGTTCTAATTGATTTAAATTTTCACGTATCTCATTTGTTTCTGGAATTTCATTTTTAAAATTAATCTGCATCAAAGTGCCGCCAGTAAAATCAATACCCAGTTTAAGCCCTCCCGTAAAAATAAAAAACAAACTAATTAAAATAAGCAAACCAGAAAATATAAACCAAATTTTTTTCTTTTCAATAATTTTATACATCATCTTTTTTTACTCCTTTTACTCCTAAAAATGAGGGGTGTTTTTCTAAAAAATTACCGGCTATTAATCTTAAAAAGGTACGCGTAACAATAATAGCCGAAAACATAGAAATTAATATACCCACACCCAAGGTTATAGCAAAACCTTTTATTAGACTGGTGCCAAACCAGGCTAAAATAACACAGGTAATAATTGATGAAAAGTTAGAATCACGAATAGAGAGCCAGGCTCTTTTAAAGCCTTCCTCAATAGCCATATTTAAAGGTTTATCGCTCTCTAACTCTTCTTTAATCCTTTCAAAAATCAAAACATTCGCATCAACCGCCATCCCAATGGATAATATAAAACCAGCCACCCCGGCTAAAGTCAATGTGATTGACCAAAGTTTAAAAATCGCGACTACTAAAAGCGTATAAATAGCTAAAGCAAAAACTGAAATCAAACCAGGCAGACGATAATAAATAATCATAAATAGAGCTAAAAAAGCTAAACCAAGCAAGGCGGCAAAGAAACTTTTCTGAACCGAAATTTTACCCAAAGAAGCCCCTATATTCTGCTGGCTAATTAAAGTAATGGGCACTGGCAAAGCCCCCGAATTTAAACGTTGGGCTAATTCCTTAGCCTCGGTCACACTAAATTCACCGGTAATAACAGCTTTACCATCAGGTATTTTTTCATTAACCCGAGGCATGGATATAGGAGAACCGTCGAGATAAATACCGACTATATTCCCGATATTTTCCTCTGTTATCTGAGCAAACAATTCTTTGCCTTCATCATTAAATTCTAAAGCTACCTGAGCTTCTCCGGTTTGGTTATTAAACTGCAAATAAGCTTTTTCTAATTGCTGGCCGGAAAGTCCGGTATTTATCAGGCCCTGATTGGTTTGATAATCAGCTTCTGATTTCTTTTTTATAAGTATATGAGAAGCCTTAACCTCTTTATTTTCACCTTCTCCTTTTTCTTCCGTCTTTAAAATGATATGGTAGCCAAAATCAGTCTCTACTAATTCCGGATAAACCTGGCCTATTTTGGCCTTTTCAAAAATAGCTTGTTCAAAAGCCGGTACCATTTCTCCTTTTTTGAAAAAGCCTAAATCCCCTCCCTGTTCCTGACTACCTGGATCTTCACTTTTTTCCTTGGCCAGAGTAGAAAAATTTTCAGGGGTGGCCTGGTCTAATATTTCTTGAGCTTTATTTTTGGCTTCCTCATTATACTCTTCAATTTTTTGCTTTTGTTCTGGAGTTAATTCAACCGGCGGCGGTTGTTTTTTAAATTCAAGCAAAGGTGTTTTACCGATCATTTCCACGGCTTGATTAACCTCTGTTACTCCAGGTAACTCCACAATAACCCGCCAGTCATCTCCGGATTTATTAGTTTGAACAACTGGCTCAGAAACCCCAAAAGTATTAACTCTTCTCTCAATAACATCACGGACCCCTTCTAAGGCGCTAGCTTTTTCAGCTTCTTCTATTTTAGAGGTATCGGCCTGATAGACTAAATGAGTCCCTCCCTGTAGATCAAGACCTAAATGAATTTTTAATTCCTTAAAATAAGAGCCAATTTTTATATCTGGCCCGGCCGGATAATCAACTATACCCGCTAAAACAGCTAGTATAATTATACCGATAAATGTCAGCCAAATTTTCTTTCTAATATTCATAACTTGCTAGTTATTATACACTATTTTATAAACATTGCCAATAAGAAAAGAGGTTTTTAAAGTATAAAGACCCCTTTTCTTTTTTAGTATTTAAATCTATTTCTTCTTTCGGCATTTTCTAGTGGTTTTCCTTTTCCTAGTAGTTTTTTTTCGACCTGGTTTTCTTTTTGCTTTCTTTTTGGTACTTCTTTTTTTCTTGATTTTTCTTTTTCTTGGCATTAAGCTCACCCCCTTTCTTTTTCTAATAAACTAATTATACCCGAAAAAAACGGTAAAAAAAATGTTTTGTCCAGTCTTTGTTTGGCCAGTATTTACTTAAATAAAACCGGTAGACAAAGTTCTTCAAGTTCTTTTTCCAGCCCCCGAGGGTTGGATTGAGTAATATAAATATAACCTTTTTCAATATTTTCGGCTTCAAATTCAATTTCTACCTTAAAATCAACAAAATTATCAGTCATCCAATTACCATCAGCAAAAATACTTCCCTCTCTTAAAACAAGTCCCCCTTGACTGACTAGTCTAAAAGGCATTTCACCTT
This sequence is a window from Patescibacteria group bacterium. Protein-coding genes within it:
- the secD gene encoding protein translocase subunit SecD; the encoded protein is MNIRKKIWLTFIGIIILAVLAGIVDYPAGPDIKIGSYFKELKIHLGLDLQGGTHLVYQADTSKIEEAEKASALEGVRDVIERRVNTFGVSEPVVQTNKSGDDWRVIVELPGVTEVNQAVEMIGKTPLLEFKKQPPPVELTPEQKQKIEEYNEEAKNKAQEILDQATPENFSTLAKEKSEDPGSQEQGGDLGFFKKGEMVPAFEQAIFEKAKIGQVYPELVETDFGYHIILKTEEKGEGENKEVKASHILIKKKSEADYQTNQGLINTGLSGQQLEKAYLQFNNQTGEAQVALEFNDEGKELFAQITEENIGNIVGIYLDGSPISMPRVNEKIPDGKAVITGEFSVTEAKELAQRLNSGALPVPITLISQQNIGASLGKISVQKSFFAALLGLAFLALFMIIYYRLPGLISVFALAIYTLLVVAIFKLWSITLTLAGVAGFILSIGMAVDANVLIFERIKEELESDKPLNMAIEEGFKRAWLSIRDSNFSSIITCVILAWFGTSLIKGFAITLGVGILISMFSAIIVTRTFLRLIAGNFLEKHPSFLGVKGVKKDDV
- a CDS encoding type IV secretion system DNA-binding domain-containing protein, with protein sequence MATNNSQNNNNQENEITPFAMTNFRNINRKFGIKSDDRRRHMYIIGKTGMGKSTTIENMIVDDIHRGKGVALIDPLGDLVERVIQFIPSHRINDVVYFNPADLDYPIAFNVLESVDPTYHHLVTSGLIAVFKKIWIDSWGPRLEYLLRNTILSLLEYPGSTLLGVTRLLVDKNYRKKVVDKITDPVVKAFWKNEYQAYSNQFRTEAISPIQNKVGQFLSSSVIRNIVGQPKSTIDMREIMDEGKILLLNLSKGRVGEDNSSLLGAMMVTKIQLAAMSRIDVPEEERKDFYLYVDEFQNFATESFATILSEARKYRLDLTIAHQYIEQLDEKVQAAVFGNVGTIVAFRVGAADAEFLVKEFEPIFSETDLVNLTKYEVYLKLMIDGVASDPFSASTLPPVTEEEGNREKIIRTSRERYSEKREIIEDKISRWTGAKSEAQKSQSNNQTNRNYNKNYNKNRRYNKKDNKPKVDFRKEKIVPQASIDNKKAISLKEALGKEPTSFKQSKRRKAKQRKSSHQDNKNYSSKENKKSTRSQNKNYHSLNPGQVVKM
- a CDS encoding HAMP domain-containing sensor histidine kinase codes for the protein MKIKSFKECKDLKLGFFECPSSLFIFAGFITILLILTTFFIARNYYSEEIVFLMTVFIAMVMFIISYFVHQGTVKVADSKKNLQNINTKLKNTLEKLKKAEKQRTEFINMMVHDLRSPLNGLRMVSNLMIDDIKKDKVRHFEEPVKLVNQSSQRMLDIVNDLLDVSKIESGMFKAEKEVSDISYLIEDVIKYFKPVAGNKNISIKFKKSENLPQIPIDKKKMRQVFENLLSNAIKFTKKEGRIEIGAFLHKKKHDLNQEAEKNQIEWYLKGGDNKLDNYDQSLVISVTDNGQGISFKNLSKLFNKFEQMKNVSQKKEKGSGLGLVIVKGIVEAHGGNIGVASKKGVGTTFYFNLPLS
- a CDS encoding sigma factor-like helix-turn-helix DNA-binding protein is translated as MNEQDSSLLDKILSSKQASDISHFNPLEIVSSLLKLVSSKEEDILRRRYGLSGDKEETLEEIGNHFNVTRERIRQIENSSVKKIKKSSQFKDLINEVEGIITHLIHEHGSIMEKNFFNEKLLSHAGDNKVNDNAVKFLMKSIFDYKYETLSDKKLRDSWQLESASRKLLDKSIENFLEILKVEGKPISQDKVIKKFKKTEFYESENEVLSDEAIISYLRISKKIDMNPYGDFGLSSWGSINPKRINDKIHIILKKQEKPLHFTKIAELINKAGFDRKKAYPPTVHNELILNDEYVLVGRGIYALKEWGYQSGVVSDVIEDVLKNSDQPLKRDEIVARVLKRRMVKKNTILLALSDSKKFNKNPDKTYTLIEKDQDLKQK
- the secF gene encoding protein translocase subunit SecF, giving the protein MMYKIIEKKKIWFIFSGLLILISLFFIFTGGLKLGIDFTGGTLMQINFKNEIPETNEIRENLNQLELGEIKVQKSGQESILLRLKTLSNQERNNIITSLEEKFGPVTEESFESIGPTIGQELKQKAFVAIALVLVGIIIYISWAFRKIKFSHINSPVFGFNAIIALIHDILITLGVFAALGFFFNIEVDIFFVTALLTILGFSVHDTIVVFDRVREGLTKGESEDFDEILNKSINQTIVRSLNTSITTLLVLLALLLFGGESIRFFILALIIGVIIGTYSSIFIASPLLSVWYHRKN